Proteins from a single region of Gossypium arboreum isolate Shixiya-1 chromosome 1, ASM2569848v2, whole genome shotgun sequence:
- the LOC108483776 gene encoding uncharacterized protein LOC108483776, whose translation MCTSKAKVTTGTTHVEITPPAVARINGRPVLQPTCNRVPSLDRRNSLKKIPPISPPPPASLPFTPSATSTTTVANGSRAKASLTPPLSPSSKFTTTKRWSDPNALNSSSEKVAIPRNTTKTLDRKKSKSFKEGMGNNGLSSYIEPSLSYSSSLLVEAPGSIAAVRREQVALQQAQRKMKIAHYGRSKSAKFESKVVPLDNTKPAEEKKRCSFITPNSDPIYVAYHDEEWGVPIHDDSMLFELLVLSGAQVGSDWTSILKKRQDFRDAFSGFDAETVANFTEKQMTTISSEYGIDISRVRGVVDNANRILEVKREFGSFDKYIWGFVNHKPMSTQYKFDHKIPVKTSKSESISKDMVRRGFRFVGPTVVHSFMQAAGLTNDHLITCHRHLPCALLAIQRPPVHSLPDL comes from the exons ATGTGTACCTCTAAGGCTAAGGTGACCACAGGCACCACTCATGTTGAAATAACACCACCTGCTGTCGCCCGGATCAATGGGCGTCCTGTCCTTCAGCCTACTTGTAATCGTGTTCCTAGCCTTGATCGTCGTAATTCCTTGAAAAAAATACCACCCATCTCTCCTCCACCACCTGCATCACTACCATTTACGCCATCAGCCACCAGTACTACAACTGTTGCCAATGGTAGCAGGGCTAAGGCCTCACTCACACCGCCTTTATCCCCAAGCTCAAAGTTCACCACCACCAAGCGATGGAGTGATCCCAATGCGTTGAACTCAAGTTCTGAAAAGGTTGCCATTCCCAGAAACACCACAAAAACCTTGGATAGGAAGAAATCCAAAAGTTTCAAAGAGGGTATGGGGAATAATGGATTATCTTCTTATATTGAGCCATCATTGAGTTATTCTTCTTCTCTGCTGGTTGAGGCTCCAGGAAGTATTGCTGCAGTCAGGAGGGAACAGGTAGCTCTTCAACAAGCACAAAGAAAGATGAAAATTGCACACTATGGAAGATCAAAATCGGCCAAATTTGAATCTAAGGTTGTTCCTCTCGACAATACCAAGCCTGCCGAGGAAAAGAAGAGGTGCAGTTTCATTACGCCCAACTCAG ATCCTATCTATGTGGCTTACCATGACGAAGAATGGGGAGTTCCAATCCATGACGATAG CATGCTCTTCGAGTTGTTGGTTCTAAGTGGTGCTCAAGTAGGCTCGGATTGGACTTCAATCTTGAAGAAACGTCAAGATTTCAG GGATGCATTTTCAGGGTTTGATGCAGAAACTGTAGCCAACTTCACTGAAAAACAGATGACCACAATTAGCTCTGAATATGGGATTGACATAAGCAGAGTTCGAGGTGTTGTGGACAACGCCAACCGTATTCTTGAG GTTAAGAGGGAGTTTGGATCATTTGACAAATATATATGGGGATTTGTGAATCACAAGCCGATGTCGACGCAATACAAATTCGATCACAAGATCCCAGTTAAGACATCAAAGTCTGAGAGCATAAGCAAGGACATGGTGAGAAGGGGGTTTAGGTTTGTTGGACCAACGGTGGTCCATTCCTTCATGCAAGCCGCCGGTCTAACCAACGACCACCTCATCACATGCCACAGGCACCTCCCTTGCGCCTTGTTAGCCATCCAAAGGCCACCGGTCCACTCACTCCCTGATTTGTAG